A genomic stretch from Vibrio algarum includes:
- a CDS encoding esterase family protein, whose amino-acid sequence MHREYHCWWSPNLNRTMELLVFGHAGAKVLVFPTRGGRFFEYEQIGLVNSLAEKINSGQLQLYCVDSVDAESIYCFWAHPHGRINRHQQYEEYILQEVLPLMAHKNDHSCTIAHGCSLGAFHAANIFFRHPHLFSKLAAFSGRYDLTWQVDCFGNQFDGFYNEDIYYNTPSHFLQNLECPERLHQIDSSDIVFTIGNQDPFLQNNHLMSQILNQKGVPHRMYEWEGRAHRGYYWRKMAPLYL is encoded by the coding sequence ATGCATCGTGAATACCACTGTTGGTGGAGTCCTAATTTAAATCGCACCATGGAACTGCTTGTTTTCGGACATGCTGGCGCTAAGGTGTTGGTTTTTCCTACTCGAGGCGGAAGGTTTTTTGAATACGAGCAAATAGGGTTGGTAAACTCGTTAGCAGAAAAAATAAATTCGGGTCAATTACAGCTATATTGCGTAGACAGTGTCGATGCCGAAAGTATTTACTGCTTTTGGGCTCATCCCCATGGTCGAATTAACCGTCATCAGCAATATGAAGAATACATTTTGCAGGAAGTGTTGCCATTGATGGCTCATAAAAATGATCATTCCTGTACTATCGCTCATGGTTGTTCGCTTGGCGCGTTTCATGCGGCAAATATATTCTTTCGTCATCCACATTTATTCAGTAAGTTGGCTGCATTTTCTGGTCGATATGATCTTACGTGGCAAGTGGACTGTTTTGGCAATCAGTTTGATGGCTTTTATAACGAAGACATCTATTACAATACACCGTCTCATTTCCTACAAAATCTAGAATGTCCAGAAAGGCTACATCAAATAGACAGCAGTGACATCGTGTTTACTATTGGAAACCAAGATCCTTTTTTACAAAACAACCATTTGATGAGCCAAATCCTCAATCAGAAAGGTGTCCCTCACCGAATGTATGAATGGGAAGGTCGAGCACACCGAGGTTATTATTGGCGAAAAATGGCACCACTGTATTTGTGA